One stretch of Thermodesulfobacteriota bacterium DNA includes these proteins:
- a CDS encoding TIGR00341 family protein, translated as MSLRLIEIILPESEDLGRLRELMGDHPIIELWEDSISDQKIRIKILVKAEESEKILDLLEKRYSKTDHFRIMLLPVEASIPRPEKPKKEEENMMAPPQNDKEKAAAIGRISREELYADMDGRANITSVYLVLVVLSSIVASIGILKDNVAIIIGAMVIAPLLGPNMALALGTTLGDTDLIGRALKSNFAGILATLALAIIVGMVFPVDPSISELASRTQVGLGDIAIALAAGVAGTLAFTKGLPSALIGVMVAVALLPPTVTVGMLIGSNNMSLVPGAVQLVLVNIICVNLAAVTTFFFKGVRPRTWWETKKAQTATTRAIVIWSVLLIILIATILRSQGYF; from the coding sequence ATGAGTCTACGTTTAATTGAAATTATACTTCCTGAATCTGAAGACCTGGGCCGCCTGCGCGAGCTTATGGGAGATCATCCTATTATTGAGCTCTGGGAAGACAGCATATCGGATCAGAAAATTAGAATTAAAATTCTTGTCAAAGCAGAGGAATCTGAAAAGATCCTTGATCTACTTGAAAAAAGATACTCAAAAACAGACCATTTCAGAATTATGCTCTTGCCTGTAGAGGCTTCAATACCAAGGCCGGAAAAACCAAAGAAAGAAGAAGAAAATATGATGGCGCCTCCTCAAAATGATAAGGAAAAGGCGGCAGCAATAGGTAGAATTAGCCGTGAAGAGCTCTATGCCGACATGGACGGCAGGGCCAACATTACGTCTGTCTACTTGGTGCTTGTAGTACTCTCTTCAATTGTTGCATCAATTGGGATACTAAAAGACAACGTTGCAATTATTATTGGCGCGATGGTTATTGCGCCCCTTCTTGGCCCCAATATGGCACTTGCTCTAGGTACAACGCTGGGAGATACAGACCTCATAGGGAGAGCGCTTAAGTCTAACTTTGCCGGTATTCTAGCAACATTGGCGCTTGCAATAATTGTAGGGATGGTGTTTCCAGTAGATCCTTCCATCAGTGAGCTTGCCTCAAGAACCCAGGTAGGGCTTGGAGACATTGCAATAGCTCTAGCAGCTGGAGTTGCCGGCACATTGGCATTTACGAAAGGGCTTCCAAGCGCACTCATAGGGGTTATGGTAGCGGTTGCTCTTCTTCCGCCGACCGTAACGGTGGGAATGCTCATAGGCTCAAATAATATGAGTCTTGTCCCGGGAGCCGTTCAGCTGGTTCTAGTGAACATTATCTGTGTTAACTTGGCTGCAGTGACAACTTTTTTCTTTAAAGGAGTAAGACCAAGAACCTGGTGGGAAACTAAAAAGGCTCAGACCGCTACTACAAGAGCGATTGTTATTTGGAGCGTGCTTCTAATAATTCTGATTGCTACTATTCTTAGATCTCAGGGGTATTTCTAA